In Longimicrobium sp., one DNA window encodes the following:
- a CDS encoding SDR family oxidoreductase → MKTALVTGGAVRIGREISSALAGLGYRLVIHYNSSARPAEELRDEIVGRGGEVAIIGADLSDDAEVRRLASEAVDAFGGIDLLVNNASVFPSERLEQTSEELWDHTLAVNLKAPFFLIRHLAPTLRERKGTVINLADLAGMQAWAAYAAHAVSKAGLIHLTKVAARNLAPDVRVNAIAPGTVLPPENLTEAEIAELARRSPLQRNGSPQDVVRALLYLVEADFVTGETLVVDGGRLLRG, encoded by the coding sequence ATGAAAACAGCTCTCGTCACCGGCGGCGCAGTCCGCATCGGCCGCGAAATCTCTTCCGCGCTCGCCGGGCTCGGATATCGGCTCGTCATCCACTACAACTCGTCCGCGCGGCCCGCGGAGGAGCTGCGCGACGAGATCGTCGGGCGCGGCGGCGAGGTGGCCATCATCGGCGCGGACCTGTCCGACGATGCAGAGGTGCGGCGGCTGGCGAGCGAGGCGGTGGATGCGTTCGGCGGCATCGACCTGCTCGTCAACAACGCATCCGTGTTCCCGTCCGAGCGGCTGGAGCAGACCAGCGAGGAGCTCTGGGACCACACGCTCGCCGTCAACCTGAAAGCGCCCTTCTTCCTCATCCGCCACCTTGCCCCCACCCTTCGCGAGCGGAAGGGCACCGTCATCAACCTCGCCGACCTCGCGGGAATGCAGGCGTGGGCCGCCTACGCCGCCCACGCGGTATCCAAGGCCGGGCTCATTCACCTGACCAAGGTCGCCGCGCGAAACCTTGCGCCCGACGTTCGCGTAAACGCCATTGCGCCCGGCACCGTGCTGCCGCCGGAAAATCTCACCGAAGCCGAGATCGCGGAGCTCGCGCGGCGCTCGCCGCTGCAGCGCAACGGATCGCCGCAAGACGTGGTGCGCGCATTGTTGTATCTTGTGGAAGCGGACTTCGTTACCGGCGAAACGCTGGTGGTGGACGGCGGGCGGCTGCTGCGCGGCTGA